Below is a genomic region from Trichoderma asperellum chromosome 2, complete sequence.
CTGGATCGAACTTCGGGGGATGAGGATAAGCGGAAGCTTGAAGCAATTGTAGGTTTTGAGTCCTTGCATTGAAAGacccaagatgaagatgaagatgaagatgaagaaccaGGGAGAAGAACCAAGCAAAGGCTACCCATGTACTTGAGCTAACGAGACATATTCAGCGCCAAACTTATACCAGCCGTATCGACGAGCTAGATCAAATGGGCCCTTGGCAAGATGAAGCTGTCAAGGCTCTGCCCGCCCGACCAGGAAGCGAAGATTACAGCTCGTCCATATACATGCATCAGGACTACGAAATGATGGATGAGGCTCCTAGAATTGAAACTGCAAGAGTTATAAGTATTATTGGAGATGGCGATTCCCCGATTGCGAATCAGTGGCAGCAATCTGCAGGTTATACGACAACAGATACGCTGCAGCCCACGCGTACTTTGGGGCCAGGGATGCTACAGTCCTCCTTTTCCCGGTCTCCTCGGCGACTCCGCTCTACAGAAAATCTCCGGGCACAGAGTCAACAAGAGGCTCAGTATGCGCCGGCCCCTCTATCACCTCGTTCGCCGTCGCCAATGAAGATGCGTGAGGAGGAGTATACCGATATGGCACACGAGCACCACGAGCCTCATCACCAGAAtcaccaccaacaccacTACCACCAGCGACAACCTAGCGACTCCGTCCTACCTTACGACATGCAAGATTTTACAGAAGGAACCCAAAATTCATGGCTGGATCCAATTGATGAATCGGGTGCTTCAACGGCTTCGTCTGTACATTCGCGTACATCGTCGCTTGGCTACCGCCGACGCCACATAAGGGCGGCGAGCGGTAACACAGAGGCCGAATTCGACACAGCGCTGGACGCTGCTATCGAAGCTGCATATGACGACGGTTATGAGCCCATGGAACCTGAAGATTACGATGACATAGATCCTAGCGAAGATGCCGTCGCAAGTGTAATGCAAAGGGTAGAGAAGGCACGCGAACAAGTTAGACAGACCGAACAGGAAGCGTATGACGAACTAGCGATGCTACGacaggcacagcagcagaacCAACAGCAGTtccaagaagaggaggataaATATACCCCAGACGGATTCTACGAGGATAATTcttctgaagatgaagagaggctGCTAGACGAGATAACCCGCGACTTCGCAATCGAAGACTTTACCATGGCACAGCCGCAGTCGAATAACGCAACGATATCGGCCAGCCAGCAGGAAGCATGGAATGAAGACGAGACACGGCCAGACTTTATATCAGGTGTTCGGTCATTTTCTGCTCTATCTCAAAGACCACCCATCCCCCAAGCATCAACCATGATGcaaccagcagcaccacctcCAACTACAACATTACCAGAGCTACCAAAAGGCTCTGCTTCTCCATCCCAAGGCGTGCAGAATCGCAAAACGTATGGGCAAAATCCAAAGCAGCTAAAGATTGAAACCTCGAATCTCGGGCAGTCAAATACCAGAACGGTgtatgacgacgaagagatATCCCCAAGCACGGTAGACAGGGACCTAGTAGAGGCGCTGGTCCGAGGAGCCAGTGCACACCCTGCAAAACAACTGAATGCGGCAGAAAACGAGTCAAAGATTCCCGGATCACCAGGTACCAGGAGAAGGCTGgcggaaggagaagatggggCTGCTGCCAGTGGGTCGCCATCCATTCACAGATTGAAGAAGAacttttcatcttctagcTTACGAAGCATGAAGAATCGAAATATGTCAGTGTCACATCTTGACGATAGCTCGGACGTATCTCCCGGCACCCCCATGGGCAATCCCTTTGGCAAGGCGCCTGCTGTGCCTGCGCTGCCGACGCCTCTAATCACTTCATTCAGGGACAATATGgaggccggcggcggcgctgggcTCCATCTGTTTGACGACAATTTTCATGTGGCGGCCACTCCCGGTCCTCAGAGTCCAGTTTTCTCAACGGAAGTTCCTGCGCCTCTGGAGCCTTGCCCCAATGACTTTATGCTGCGACCGTTTTGGTTGATGCGGTGTCTCTACCAAACACTGGTGCACCCCAAGGGTGGCTACGTCAGCACGAAGCTATTTGTACCGCGGGATGTCTGGCGTGTGAAGGGCGTCAAAATTAAGAACATTGAAGATAAAGTTGCAAACTGCGATTATCTGACTGCGGCGCTGCTGAAGCTAGCCAAGGTTGACACGTTTGATGCGGATGCTGTGCTGGAAGAAATGCAATCCCTCGAGAACGTTCTTGAACAGGTCCAGTCGTCCCTGGCCCGGAAGCTCGGGAGCGAGGTTGGAGTTCAGGGCTCGGGCAACATCTTTAAAGATGCCTCCATGGACGGAGAGGGAGGCTCAAATGTACCACGTTCGGGTAGTGTATCTGGGAAAGCATCTGCGTTTTCATGGCGAAGACTTCGACCGAAGACGTCGGGCGTTGGGCTGGGTGGGTCATATAGCAACCGCAATGCTAGTATGGAAGTCAAGGAGGCAACAACGCTGGCGACTCTTCCCATGACGCCGAAGCCGACGAGCCGTCCGACCAAACGAGATGTCAGCCAGGCTCAGTTTATTGGCCCCAATGCAATGTATATGGGCTCGCTAGCCCGTTTATTTGATGCTGCGCAAGCAATTGGTAAGTCCTAGCGATATTATGCTCACGCTCTTGTCTCTTTATGAGAGACAAAAATCAGATAGACTAACATGGAAGATGTAGATCAAATCGCAAGGCAAGTCGAAGACCCCGGTCTGCGACATGCAGACAAAACCCAAGTCGGCCTGGAGCTTTGTACACGCCACGCGGCCGAATTCTTTGGCTTCTACATCTGTCGGTTCGTTCTCGCCGATCTTGGCCTACTACTAGACAAATTCCTCAAGAGAGGAAGCGAATGGGTTCTTACATAAGAGTGgaaagaggaggagttgCAAGAGTTGCTGTGTTTTATACAATGTGATACCTTACGATCAAGAGACGGAAATAATTAATCTGGAACTTAGAATAATGTTCATGACGATTGGAcgattatatatatatacctatatatagtAATGGCACGCTACGTGGGATATTAAGTGCCGATATCAGACGGCGGACGTCGCGTTTAGAAGATGTTTTATGAAGAGAAGTGAGTGGGTGAGTGGGCTGTTTACAATGATTCAGCTATTACAATACTTGCGTGTACATagacatatatatattcccTACGGTTGCGGCCATCAGTTACAAGGCAACGGATGAAATTTGAACAAGTAAAATAAacgaaagaagaataaaaaaacgaCTTGAAGAGAGTATTCTTTTGAGTTGAGATTCCATTTGCCATAGCCATAGTTATCATGCCATTAGCTGATGTTGCCCACCCTAGAGGGGCCGTCATCGCAAGAGCGGAACTAATCCGccccaaagaggaaaattcGCCTGGCCTCCACAGCTTAGAGACGCTCCAACCCTCAACCTCTGCAGCTTTGCGCCAAACCACAGCGACATCGCACAGTCGTTGCTCGATGCAAGCGCTGTCGATTCCCAGATGAGCCTGGCTGGGAGAGCTGGACGAGCCTGGACTCGACAATGGCTGACGCCGCCGCGGAGCCAGGCGCTCGGCTGGACGAGCAGCTTTaatggcagcagctgtaacagcagcagcagcatcttcaataGGCGGCTGCCGGTCCCTTGCTGCTCCTCGAGTCGATATCGCGGGCTTGCCTCACAGGCTAAACTGACTCCTGCACAGCTTGAGGCGCGGATTGCGGCGATTCCGATTGAGCGATATAGAAACTTTTGCATCGTCGCGCACATTGATCATGGCAAGAGCACGCTGAGCGATCGGCTGCTGGAGCTCACGGGGACGATCTCGGCGAGCGATGCGAACAAGCAGATTCTCGTAAGCTATTGGTGTACTATTCTTCCGGCAGCGTGAGAACTGAAACGGTGGACTCTTTGCAGGACAAACTCGACGTCGAGCGCGAGCGTGGCATCACGGTCAAGGCCCAGACATGCACCATGATCTACAAGCACAACGGCCTCGACTACCTGCTGCATCTCGTCGATACACCCGGCCATGTTGATTTCCGCGCCGAAGTAACCCGTTCATATGCCAGCTGCGGCGGCGCCTTGCTGCTGATCGACGCCAGCCAAGGAATCCAGGCGCAGACGGTGTCCAACTTTCACCTCGCATTTGCGCAGGACCTGGCGCTGGTGCCCGTCATTAACAAGATTGATATGCCGTCGGCGGATGTGCCCCGTGTTTTGGATCAGATGGAAACGAGCTTCGAATTGGACCCCAAGAAGGCGATTATGGTGAGCGCGAAGACGGGCAAGGGTGTTGGTAATCTTTTGCCGGCTGTGGTGGAGGGGATCCCTCACCCTATTGGCGATGAAAGCAAGCCGCTTAAGATGCTCCTGGTTGATTCCTGGTACGACACTTTCAAGGGTGTGGTTCTCCTTGTGAGACTTTTCGATGGATCCATCAAGGCTGGCGATAATGTTATATCGTTGGGTACAGGCATGAAGTATACAGTCGGCCAGGTTGGTATTCAGTACCCCAACGCAACACCACAGTCGGTCCTTCGTGCGGGCCAAGTCGGATACGTATACTTTAACCCGGGTATGAAGAGGATTCAGGATGCCAAGCTGGGAGATACCTTCACCACGGTTGGCGAGGAGGAGACGGTTGAGCCGTGCCCGGGTTTCGAAGAACCGAAGCCCATGGTGTTCGTTGCCGCTTTTCCTACCGACCAGAGCGACTACCACCGTCTTGCTGATAGTATCAATCAACTCGTACTCAACGATCGCAGCGTGACGCTGCAAAAGGACTTTTCCGAAGCTCTCGGATCGGGATGGCGTCTTGGATTCCTGGGCAGTCTTCACTGCTCCGTCTTTCAGGACCGTCTAAGACAGGAGCACGGCCgtaacatcatcatcaccgagCCTACTGTGCCCACCAAGATTGTGTACGCCGACGAGACAGAGGAGATTGTGCAGAACCCGGCTTTATTCCCCGACATGAGTGATCATAAAATTAGGTCTGCAACACTATACGAGCCGTGAGTATAAAGAAGGCAATGGCACAAAATACATTTAAAAGATACTTGACTAACTTTGGTTCGTGGTTGATAGCTTTGTCAAGGCGACAATTACGGTTCCTGAGGAATACCTCGGCCGAGTCATTGAGCTTTGCGAAGGCAACCGCGGTGAGCAGCAGAGTTTGGAGTTTTTCCATACAGATCAAGTCATCTTGACGTATGACATTCCCGCTTCGCAGCTCGTCGACGATTTATTCGGAAAGCTCAAAGGCGTGTCGTAAGTTCTATCTAGCCCATAACATACCACCGCTGCATGCTATTCGAATCCCAGTATACTAATCTGTGGGCTATAGAAAGGGCTATGCGACTCTCGACTACGAAGACGCCGGGTGGCGCCAAAGCAAGCTTgtgaagctgcagctgcttgtCAACAGACAACCCGTGGATGCCATCTGCCGAGTGGTGCATTCGACGCAGGTAGAACGCCTGGGCCGGCAGTGGGTCACCAAGTTCAAAGAACACGTCGATCGCCAAATGTTTGGTTAGTTATTTCATGCTATGAATCGTGTAACTCGTTGCCTGCTAACCTTTCTCGAAAAGAGGTCGTCATTCAAGCTATTGTGGGCAACAAGGTGATTGCCAGAGAAACTATCAAGCCGTTCCGAAAAGACGTGCTGGCGAAGCTGCATGCCAGTGACATCACTAGACGGAGGAAGCTAttggagaagcaaaaggagggaagaaagaggctTAGAGCGGTGGGCAATGTGATTATTGACCAGTCGGCGTTTCAGAGCTTCTTGTCAAAATAAAGGTAGCGTTTTTATGtcatgtgtatatatatacgtatgTATATACTCTATGAATCAATATTCAATCAACCGCCTATCGTGTAGAATACAAATCTATCAATGCCATCCATCTCTATTCATACAGCTCTATCCATCCATCAGTTCACCTCCTTCTCACCACGACTTCCATTTTCCTCCTCCGCATCATCTGGAAGCTCGCAGCCCACCTCAACCCTCTTCGCCCACGACCACCCCATCCCTCCCTCCAGCGTCGACTGATCCATCTTCAAAGGCACCAACCCCCCATCCGTCCCCTCGTCGTCAAACTCGAAGATCCGATAATCCGCATTGAAATACCACCAGCTCGTCACGGCCGTCCTCAGAAACGCAGAGTGCGTAAACACAAAGATCAGGTCCTCCGGCCGCTGGCGGAGCTTGTCGAGCGCGCGCCGAGCTCGGCCGAGGATGGCGGAGCGGGTGTAGCCAAAGAGGCTGCGGGCCGCGGGGGATGAAGTCTTATCCGGCCACAGGGGGTGGATGGCAGAGAAGTCGAACGCGGGCGAGGCGAATTGGAATTTGGTGTGGTTGTCCttgaggagggcgaggagagaGGCGGGAGAGCCGGTGTCGCAGGGGTGGTTGGAGTTTTCTagtttgttttttgtttggtGAGATGACGAGGAGTTTTGAAGAGTGCGAGAGTATGTATGTGGGTTGtaaatgcaaaaaaaaaaaaaaaaaaaaaagaaaaaaaaaaggataacATGATACACAAGTAAGAGACAGTACAAAAATGATGTCTTTGAAGAAGGCTGTGTGTGTGTCATTGGAAAGATGGTGTAAGTCAAACGTACCCTGCCAATCAGCATCCGCCTCAATCTTGATTCCTCGCTCAACCAGCCAATCGGCCGCCAAGCTCGCCGTCTGCAGCGTCCTCAGCATGGGACTCGCGACAATGGCAATTTTGCCGTCAAACGACGAGAAGCGCTGGGCGAGGTTGTGGCGGAGCTGGGCGCATTGCTGGATGCCGAGGTCGGTGAGGCGAGGGTCGGGGATGGAATGGTCCTGTGGGAAAATGTGCGTATGAGGAtgattgttttattttacatCAAACGGGGTACTTATTGGCTTCGTTGTGGAGGGCCTGGGCGTGGCGGATGAGGACGATTGTGGGAGGCATGGCTGGTTTTGGCGAGTGCTGGAAAAGGCTGTGGTGttgagatggatggatggatggatgtaAGTGAAAGTGAGTCAGTCAGTTGcaagtgagtgagtgagtgagtgagcgGTGGATATAGAGTTTGATGCCGATCAGGTAATCAAGATTTAGTTTGCCTAGTGCGGCATCTACTAATCTATTTTTATCCGTTACGCGGTTTGCCGTTGCTTTTGGACCCGAGCAGCAAAAGATTGTCTTCATCCCCCGTGAAGCAATTTGATGTCGTTTGTTGATGTCGCTCACGGGAAATAAATTGTACCAGGCAGGTACCTGTGAAATTCCGTGCTGTTGCGTCTTCAATGTGCCTCCTCGTACCCGGTACGTACAGCCTACAGACCAGTCCACTTTGATGACGGGCTTTAGCGGCAGCACCCGCATACTGCAATAGTCTTCTAAGTCGATCCTTTTGAGATTTTCTCAACTTCAGGGTCAATGCTAATGAGCTGATAGAGGGTTGTTGTTTAGAAAATCTCGGATATGTCCATTTTACAGCCATCGTACGGGAGTTCTTTTCTGCTATTTTGGTAGCTTGGTCTGACTGTCTGTTATGCTCCAAATGATATACAAGAGATGTGACGAGGCATGTTGCCTTTAAGGATTATTAGGGTTCTGAACTGTGCTGCTGATTGTATAAGCCATATTAGTATGTATACGGCCGAAGGATGGCCTTTCAAACAGACGCTTACAGTCAACCATTGACAGGGTGACCTGCAGTCTTCTACTGCTGTATTTAGAGTTATATCAGGAACCCCAAGAGGTCGCTTGAACTTTAGGGCTCGCAATAATTCGTACCTTGTACACGTGAATGCTGCCATTTCAACATATCTCTTCCCATTTGGTAAAATAAAGTACAGCAATCCTTCTTGATGATTGAGCTTTAAAAAGGGGCAGCATTTGCATATGAACCAGCTTTCTACGTCACTCATCCACTTCCTCAGTATCCCACCGctttctccatcatcacttATCGAGCCACCAACCTTTTAACCATTATTAAACATGTACCAAGTCTATTCAGCGGCCAGATCCCAACTAAAATGGATGAGGCGCCATAAACGG
It encodes:
- a CDS encoding uncharacterized protein (EggNog:ENOG41~TransMembrane:1 (o1203-1220i)), with the translated sequence MQQSHPFDDNIISRRANRSAPTEPSSPPPPPPQASLREAPGIEAVLSSPPKPPVLRSVFSSARLPRSSSLIPPLHGSPPNASIAANNTQPHHANASHQTHRGTVHPPVSLKRPSTPSPQLNRGASSGASPQEASQTRNRWSTSSISSASSRTSPYASRQASISHPRIRRASLEAAVSPPSAPPPPLPSAQAPRKPSYTGRSRFNSSDSGTMPTSAHPMRSDSSMSMRHYENGQLRSVSPNPYANTATTTASSTARMPHEHHDPYAPRGHSRDHSGKSSRDLGKPRAQKNPSQKAMLSRALQKANTAVQLDNAQNFEGAREAYAEACDLLQQVLDRTSGDEDKRKLEAIRQTYTSRIDELDQMGPWQDEAVKALPARPGSEDYSSSIYMHQDYEMMDEAPRIETARVISIIGDGDSPIANQWQQSAGYTTTDTLQPTRTLGPGMLQSSFSRSPRRLRSTENLRAQSQQEAQYAPAPLSPRSPSPMKMREEEYTDMAHEHHEPHHQNHHQHHYHQRQPSDSVLPYDMQDFTEGTQNSWLDPIDESGASTASSVHSRTSSLGYRRRHIRAASGNTEAEFDTALDAAIEAAYDDGYEPMEPEDYDDIDPSEDAVASVMQRVEKAREQVRQTEQEAYDELAMLRQAQQQNQQQFQEEEDKYTPDGFYEDNSSEDEERLLDEITRDFAIEDFTMAQPQSNNATISASQQEAWNEDETRPDFISGVRSFSALSQRPPIPQASTMMQPAAPPPTTTLPELPKGSASPSQGVQNRKTYGQNPKQLKIETSNLGQSNTRTVYDDEEISPSTVDRDLVEALVRGASAHPAKQLNAAENESKIPGSPGTRRRLAEGEDGAAASGSPSIHRLKKNFSSSSLRSMKNRNMSVSHLDDSSDVSPGTPMGNPFGKAPAVPALPTPLITSFRDNMEAGGGAGLHLFDDNFHVAATPGPQSPVFSTEVPAPLEPCPNDFMLRPFWLMRCLYQTLVHPKGGYVSTKLFVPRDVWRVKGVKIKNIEDKVANCDYLTAALLKLAKVDTFDADAVLEEMQSLENVLEQVQSSLARKLGSEVGVQGSGNIFKDASMDGEGGSNVPRSGSVSGKASAFSWRRLRPKTSGVGLGGSYSNRNASMEVKEATTLATLPMTPKPTSRPTKRDVSQAQFIGPNAMYMGSLARLFDAAQAIDQIARQVEDPGLRHADKTQVGLELCTRHAAEFFGFYICRFVLADLGLLLDKFLKRGSEWVLT
- the GUF1 gene encoding Translation factor guf1 mitochondrial; the encoded protein is MSLAGRAGRAWTRQWLTPPRSQALGWTSSFNGSSCNSSSSIFNRRLPVPCCSSSRYRGLASQAKLTPAQLEARIAAIPIERYRNFCIVAHIDHGKSTLSDRLLELTGTISASDANKQILDKLDVERERGITVKAQTCTMIYKHNGLDYLLHLVDTPGHVDFRAEVTRSYASCGGALLLIDASQGIQAQTVSNFHLAFAQDLALVPVINKIDMPSADVPRVLDQMETSFELDPKKAIMVSAKTGKGVGNLLPAVVEGIPHPIGDESKPLKMLLVDSWYDTFKGVVLLVRLFDGSIKAGDNVISLGTGMKYTVGQVGIQYPNATPQSVLRAGQVGYVYFNPGMKRIQDAKLGDTFTTVGEEETVEPCPGFEEPKPMVFVAAFPTDQSDYHRLADSINQLVLNDRSVTLQKDFSEALGSGWRLGFLGSLHCSVFQDRLRQEHGRNIIITEPTVPTKIVYADETEEIVQNPALFPDMSDHKIRSATLYEPFVKATITVPEEYLGRVIELCEGNRGEQQSLEFFHTDQVILTYDIPASQLVDDLFGKLKGVSKGYATLDYEDAGWRQSKLVKLQLLVNRQPVDAICRVVHSTQVERLGRQWVTKFKEHVDRQMFEVVIQAIVGNKVIARETIKPFRKDVLAKLHASDITRRRKLLEKQKEGRKRLRAVGNVIIDQSAFQSFLSK
- a CDS encoding uncharacterized protein (EggNog:ENOG41~TransMembrane:1 (i109-129o)); this encodes MPPTIVLIRHAQALHNEAKDHSIPDPRLTDLGIQQCAQLRHNLAQRFSSFDGKIAIVASPMLRTLQTASLAADWLVERGIKIEADADWQENSNHPCDTGSPASLLALLKDNHTKFQFASPAFDFSAIHPLWPDKTSSPAARSLFGYTRSAILGRARRALDKLRQRPEDLIFVFTHSAFLRTAVTSWWYFNADYRIFEFDDEGTDGGLVPLKMDQSTLEGGMGWSWAKRVEVGCELPDDAEEENGSRGEKEVN
- a CDS encoding uncharacterized protein (EggNog:ENOG41) — protein: MLRTLQTASLAADWLVERGIKIEADADWQENSNHPCDTGSPASLLALLKDNHTKFQFASPAFDFSAIHPLWPDKTSSPAARSLFGYTRSAILGRARRALDKLRQRPEDLIFVFTHSAFLRTAVTSWWYFNADYRIFEFDDEGTDGGLVPLKMDQSTLEGGMGWSWAKRVEVGCELPDDAEEENGSRGEKEVN